The proteins below are encoded in one region of Peribacillus muralis:
- the trxB gene encoding thioredoxin-disulfide reductase, translated as MRKVVILGTGPAGLTAAIYLARADMKPLVIEGSQPGGQLTMTTEVDNYPGFVEGVMGPELMENMRKQAERFGAEFKTGWVNGVDLSSGPPYRLRVEGLGDILTQSLIISTGASAKFLNIPGEKENIGRGVSTCATCDGFFFKDKKIVVIGGGDTAMEEAHFLTKFGSEVRIVHRRNELRASKIMQNRAQQNKKITWSLNKTPIEIMANNKNEVTGLKIKDNGTGEEEIIETDGIFIAIGHLPSTGFLKGQLNTDETGYIIVKPGSTQTSVPGVFACGDVQDSKYRQAITAAGTGCMAALDAERYVEGSAVHDWSKGK; from the coding sequence ATGCGAAAAGTGGTTATTTTAGGAACGGGTCCAGCGGGATTGACAGCAGCCATTTATTTGGCACGTGCCGATATGAAGCCTCTTGTCATTGAGGGGAGTCAACCAGGTGGCCAACTGACAATGACTACGGAAGTGGATAATTATCCAGGTTTTGTAGAGGGTGTAATGGGACCCGAACTCATGGAAAACATGAGAAAGCAAGCGGAGCGCTTTGGTGCCGAATTTAAGACAGGATGGGTGAATGGTGTAGACCTTTCTAGTGGGCCCCCATATAGATTACGTGTAGAAGGATTAGGCGATATTTTAACACAATCCCTAATTATATCTACAGGCGCTTCTGCAAAGTTCTTAAACATTCCTGGGGAAAAGGAGAATATTGGACGAGGTGTTAGTACATGCGCCACCTGTGACGGATTTTTCTTTAAGGATAAAAAGATCGTTGTGATAGGCGGTGGAGATACAGCGATGGAAGAAGCCCATTTTCTTACAAAATTCGGTTCGGAAGTACGTATTGTGCACCGGAGAAATGAGCTAAGAGCTTCAAAAATCATGCAAAATCGAGCACAGCAAAATAAAAAGATCACATGGAGTTTAAATAAAACACCCATTGAAATAATGGCGAACAACAAGAATGAAGTAACAGGCTTGAAAATAAAAGACAATGGAACTGGCGAAGAAGAGATAATTGAAACAGACGGTATTTTCATTGCCATTGGCCATTTACCTAGCACTGGCTTTCTAAAAGGACAGTTGAATACAGATGAGACTGGGTATATTATTGTAAAACCTGGTTCCACTCAAACAAGTGTTCCAGGCGTTTTTGCTTGTGGGGATGTCCAAGATAGCAAATACCGTCAAGCCATTACAGCAGCTGGAACCGGATGCATGGCCGCTTTAGATGCAGAACGTTATGTCGAAGGAAGTGCAGTCCATGATTGGAGTAAAGGAAAATAA
- a CDS encoding PTS sugar transporter subunit IIC, which produces MNSFMSVLESKVLPVANKIGSQRHLLAIRHGVLATLPLTIIGSFFVILLNFPIDGYDEWIAPYRAALDVPFRFTVGAMALYAAFGVGSALAGHYKLDQLSAGFLSVLAFLITCVVPTQVMETVPGVIEAGRWLPISSLSAASLFGAIVTSLISVEIFHFLIKRDIKIKLPESVPPMVSNSFAALIPTLVVVLLFWGIRYGLGFDINSIITTLVSPLKNLLVGNSLLGGLLTVFLIVFFWSLGIHGPAILGPIIRPMWDSAILENMDTFARTGNAANLPNLFTEQFIQWFVWIGGAGSTLSLVVLFLFSKSKYLKELGKLSFVPGIFNINEPVIFGAPIVMNPILMVPFIVAPLVNVVISYTFFQLGLIPMIMAKLPFTVFSPIAAVISTDWTIMAGVLVILNFFISLMIYFPFFKMFEKQHLRDENKIEDGPVEKKAGIKYA; this is translated from the coding sequence TTGAATAGTTTTATGAGTGTACTCGAATCAAAGGTGCTTCCTGTGGCAAACAAAATTGGGTCACAGAGACATCTGCTAGCAATTCGTCATGGTGTCCTTGCAACGCTTCCTTTGACGATTATCGGTTCGTTTTTTGTTATTTTATTGAATTTCCCAATTGATGGGTATGATGAATGGATTGCGCCATACCGAGCTGCGTTGGATGTGCCTTTCCGATTTACTGTGGGTGCGATGGCTCTCTATGCTGCATTCGGGGTGGGTTCGGCTCTTGCTGGTCATTATAAATTAGATCAGCTTAGTGCAGGCTTTCTATCAGTATTGGCATTCTTGATCACTTGTGTCGTACCAACACAAGTAATGGAAACCGTCCCGGGAGTCATCGAAGCGGGAAGGTGGCTGCCAATTAGCTCTTTAAGTGCTGCTTCTTTGTTCGGAGCGATCGTTACCTCATTGATATCCGTGGAAATCTTTCATTTTCTCATAAAACGGGACATCAAAATCAAATTACCGGAAAGTGTTCCGCCGATGGTGTCCAACTCCTTTGCTGCACTGATTCCAACATTGGTCGTGGTCCTTTTATTTTGGGGCATTCGTTACGGATTGGGCTTTGATATAAATTCCATCATCACGACATTGGTATCACCGCTCAAAAATTTATTGGTAGGAAATAGTTTACTGGGTGGTCTGCTTACTGTCTTCCTCATCGTTTTCTTTTGGTCATTGGGTATTCATGGACCGGCCATATTGGGTCCGATCATACGGCCGATGTGGGATTCCGCCATTCTCGAGAATATGGATACGTTTGCAAGAACAGGCAATGCAGCGAATTTGCCCAACTTGTTCACGGAACAATTCATTCAATGGTTCGTTTGGATTGGCGGGGCAGGTTCAACCTTGTCGCTGGTTGTATTGTTTTTATTTTCAAAATCGAAGTATTTAAAAGAACTAGGAAAACTTTCGTTTGTACCGGGGATTTTCAATATTAACGAACCTGTCATATTTGGGGCACCTATCGTCATGAATCCGATATTGATGGTCCCGTTCATTGTTGCTCCTTTGGTGAATGTCGTCATTTCTTACACGTTCTTTCAATTGGGGTTGATTCCCATGATCATGGCCAAGCTTCCGTTTACGGTCTTCAGCCCGATTGCGGCTGTAATCAGCACGGATTGGACAATCATGGCAGGAGTTCTCGTTATATTGAATTTTTTCATATCATTAATGATTTATTTTCCGTTTTTCAAGATGTTCGAAAAGCAGCATCTGCGTGATGAAAATAAAATCGAAGATGGACCGGTAGAAAAAAAGGCAGGCATAAAATATGCTTGA
- a CDS encoding PTS sugar transporter subunit IIB, giving the protein MNILLCCSAGMSTSLLVNKMEKAASEEGVNAKIQAVATTEVRNHINDVDVVLLGPQVRYLLNDIRKIGDEKGVPVDTINPMHYGSCNGKEVLKAAIQLIGK; this is encoded by the coding sequence ATGAATATTCTATTATGCTGTTCTGCAGGAATGTCTACCAGTCTATTGGTTAATAAGATGGAGAAAGCCGCATCGGAAGAAGGAGTGAATGCGAAAATCCAGGCAGTAGCCACTACCGAAGTAAGAAATCATATTAACGATGTGGATGTGGTTTTGTTGGGACCACAGGTTCGTTATTTACTTAATGATATAAGGAAAATCGGAGATGAAAAGGGTGTACCGGTAGATACGATAAATCCGATGCACTATGGATCATGCAATGGCAAGGAAGTGCTGAAAGCGGCCATTCAATTAATAGGTAAATAA
- the pdhA gene encoding pyruvate dehydrogenase (acetyl-transferring) E1 component subunit alpha, which translates to MKSESVTVVNAKKQFDEIALQFETFRILNEEGVVINEDAMPDLTVEQLKELMRRMVYTRILDERSISLNRQGRLGFYAPTAGQEASQIASQFALEKEDFILPGYRDVPQIIWHGLPLYQAFLFSRGHYHGNQMPEGVNCLAPQIIIGAQYIQATGVALGFKKRGKNSVAIAYTGDGGASQGDFYEGMNFAGAFKAPVIFVVQNNGYAISTPVEKQSAAATIAQKAVAVGIAGVQVDGMDPLAVYAAVRDARERAIKGKGPTLIETLTYRYGPHTMSGDDPTRYRTKEIDNEWHDVDPLVRFRKFLEAKGLWNEEEEKKVIEQAKEDIKAAIQKADQYPKQKVTDLIENMYEKMPVNLQEQYEIYKEKESK; encoded by the coding sequence ATGAAGAGTGAATCAGTAACCGTTGTAAACGCGAAAAAACAATTTGATGAGATTGCTTTGCAATTCGAAACATTCAGGATTCTTAATGAAGAAGGAGTAGTCATCAATGAGGATGCCATGCCAGATCTTACAGTAGAGCAATTAAAAGAATTAATGAGGCGAATGGTTTACACACGTATTTTGGATGAGCGATCAATCTCTTTAAACCGTCAAGGCCGATTAGGATTCTACGCACCAACAGCCGGTCAAGAGGCTTCACAGATAGCTTCTCAGTTTGCTCTTGAAAAAGAAGATTTCATTTTACCTGGATACCGTGATGTTCCACAGATTATTTGGCATGGTTTACCGCTATATCAAGCCTTTTTATTCTCTCGTGGACATTACCATGGAAATCAAATGCCCGAAGGTGTTAATTGTCTAGCGCCACAAATTATTATTGGTGCTCAGTATATTCAAGCTACCGGTGTAGCTTTAGGTTTCAAGAAACGCGGGAAAAATTCAGTCGCGATTGCTTATACGGGTGATGGTGGTGCATCACAGGGCGATTTTTATGAAGGAATGAACTTTGCAGGAGCGTTCAAAGCACCAGTGATTTTCGTTGTTCAAAACAACGGTTATGCAATTTCGACTCCAGTTGAAAAGCAATCTGCTGCAGCTACCATTGCACAAAAAGCGGTAGCAGTTGGCATTGCCGGTGTTCAAGTTGATGGAATGGATCCACTTGCGGTGTATGCAGCGGTTCGGGATGCGCGTGAACGGGCGATAAAGGGTAAAGGACCTACGCTAATCGAAACGTTAACATACCGTTATGGACCACATACCATGTCTGGGGATGATCCGACGCGGTATCGGACAAAAGAAATAGATAATGAATGGCACGATGTAGATCCTTTAGTACGCTTCCGTAAATTTTTAGAAGCAAAAGGCCTTTGGAATGAAGAAGAAGAAAAAAAAGTAATCGAACAAGCAAAAGAAGATATAAAAGCTGCCATACAAAAAGCCGACCAATACCCAAAACAAAAAGTTACTGATTTGATCGAGAATATGTACGAAAAAATGCCCGTTAATCTACAAGAACAATATGAAATTTATAAAGAAAAGGAGTCGAAATAG
- a CDS encoding FMN-dependent NADH-azoreductase yields the protein MAKVLYITAHPLDDSQSFSMAAGSAFVETYKQSNPNDEVVHIDLYKEHIPALDADIFSGWGKLQTGKGFEELSEHEKEKVNRLGELSEQFVSANKYVFVTPMWNFSFPPVMKAYLDSVAVAGKTFKYTANGPVGLLTDKKALHIQARGGIYSEGPMADLEMGHRYINNLVAGFFGVPSLEGIFIEGHNQYPDRAQDIKEKGIQEAKELAKRF from the coding sequence ATGGCAAAAGTCCTTTATATTACAGCACATCCACTTGATGATTCACAATCATTCAGCATGGCGGCGGGGAGCGCCTTCGTTGAAACATATAAACAGAGCAACCCTAACGACGAAGTGGTTCACATCGACTTATACAAGGAGCATATTCCTGCACTAGATGCCGATATATTCAGTGGATGGGGAAAACTTCAAACAGGTAAAGGATTTGAAGAACTTTCCGAACACGAAAAAGAAAAGGTCAACCGTCTAGGAGAATTGAGTGAACAATTTGTCTCCGCTAATAAGTATGTATTTGTTACACCAATGTGGAATTTCTCCTTCCCTCCGGTTATGAAAGCGTATCTTGATTCAGTAGCAGTGGCCGGGAAGACCTTCAAATATACGGCAAACGGACCAGTCGGTTTATTGACGGATAAAAAAGCATTGCACATTCAAGCGCGTGGCGGCATTTATTCTGAAGGTCCGATGGCCGATTTGGAAATGGGTCACCGTTATATTAACAACCTGGTCGCAGGATTCTTTGGGGTTCCTTCTTTGGAAGGGATATTTATCGAAGGGCACAATCAATATCCTGATCGTGCACAGGATATTAAAGAAAAAGGGATTCAGGAAGCAAAAGAATTAGCTAAAAGATTTTAA
- a CDS encoding PTS lactose/cellobiose transporter subunit IIA, with protein MTKTKEALAELSFQLILHSGNARSCAMEAIALQKQGKSGVAQDMLKEAEQEFVAAHKIQTALIQAEVNGENFDIPMLLIHAQDHLMTSMTTKDLAIEIVELHEKTQKVH; from the coding sequence ATGACGAAAACGAAAGAGGCTTTAGCTGAATTATCCTTTCAATTGATTCTTCATAGCGGAAATGCCCGCAGTTGTGCAATGGAAGCAATCGCTTTGCAAAAGCAAGGTAAATCCGGCGTTGCTCAAGATATGTTAAAGGAGGCGGAGCAAGAGTTTGTCGCGGCACATAAAATCCAAACCGCCTTGATCCAAGCAGAAGTGAATGGTGAGAATTTCGATATACCCATGCTTTTGATCCATGCTCAAGATCACCTGATGACTTCCATGACAACAAAAGACTTAGCGATAGAAATCGTGGAATTACATGAGAAAACACAAAAGGTTCATTAA
- a CDS encoding amino acid permease: MLAALPMSLAFGFANAMVFQAAISRLLFSMARDKKLPEFLAKVHPKHQTPYMSTIVVAILSLLIASFFAEHLGELPLSVNFGALTGFILLHLSVISHFFINQKSGDYFKHPLCLPLG; this comes from the coding sequence ATGCTTGCCGCTTTACCCATGTCATTAGCTTTTGGTTTCGCCAATGCCATGGTTTTCCAAGCAGCGATTTCCCGATTGCTGTTCAGCATGGCGAGAGATAAGAAGCTTCCAGAATTTTTGGCAAAGGTACATCCAAAACATCAGACACCATATATGAGTACAATCGTAGTTGCCATTCTTTCGTTATTGATAGCCTCTTTTTTTGCCGAACATCTGGGTGAGCTCCCGTTATCGGTTAACTTTGGAGCTTTGACGGGCTTCATCCTGCTCCATCTTTCAGTCATCTCCCATTTTTTTATCAACCAAAAAAGCGGAGATTATTTCAAACACCCTTTATGCCTGCCTTTGGGTTAA
- a CDS encoding alpha-ketoacid dehydrogenase subunit beta produces MAQITMIKAITDAIRTELKNNENVLVFGEDVGVNGGVFRATEGLQNEFGEERVFDTPLAESGIGGLAIGLGLTGFRPVIEIQFFGFVYEAMDSLNGQLARMRYRYAGRWTAPVTIRAPFGGGVHTPEFHSDSLEGLLAQQPGLKVVIPSTPYDAKGLLISAIRDNDPVVFLEHMKLYRSFRQEVPEEEYTIEIGKADVKREGTDLSIITYGAMVHESIKAADELSKEGISAEVVDLRTISPLDMDTIIASVEKTGRCIVVQEAQKQAGIGAHLVAEINERAILSLESPVLRVSAPDTVYAFTEAENSWLPNDKAVIETAKKGMNF; encoded by the coding sequence ATGGCTCAAATAACGATGATTAAAGCAATCACCGATGCAATCCGTACAGAGTTAAAGAATAATGAAAATGTTTTAGTTTTTGGTGAAGATGTTGGTGTAAATGGGGGAGTGTTCCGCGCAACTGAAGGCTTACAAAATGAATTTGGTGAAGAGCGCGTTTTCGATACACCTCTTGCAGAATCAGGTATAGGCGGCCTTGCGATAGGCTTGGGTCTAACTGGTTTCCGACCAGTCATTGAGATCCAATTCTTCGGTTTCGTATACGAAGCAATGGATTCCCTAAATGGACAGCTTGCCCGCATGCGATATCGTTATGCTGGTCGTTGGACGGCCCCAGTCACCATTCGTGCTCCTTTTGGTGGGGGAGTTCATACACCCGAGTTTCATTCTGATAGTTTAGAAGGGCTCCTTGCTCAACAGCCTGGATTAAAAGTCGTTATTCCATCAACCCCATATGACGCGAAAGGCCTGTTGATTTCGGCGATCCGGGATAACGATCCAGTTGTATTTTTAGAGCATATGAAATTGTATCGTTCTTTCCGTCAAGAGGTTCCGGAAGAAGAGTATACAATAGAAATTGGTAAAGCGGATGTGAAACGGGAAGGAACAGACCTTTCGATCATTACCTACGGTGCGATGGTACACGAGTCAATAAAAGCAGCTGATGAACTCTCAAAAGAAGGGATATCGGCAGAAGTTGTGGACTTAAGAACGATTAGTCCGTTGGATATGGATACGATTATAGCATCCGTTGAAAAGACGGGTCGTTGTATAGTCGTTCAAGAAGCTCAGAAACAAGCTGGTATTGGAGCGCATTTGGTCGCTGAAATAAACGAGCGTGCAATCCTAAGTTTAGAATCTCCAGTATTACGTGTCTCAGCACCTGATACTGTGTATGCATTTACTGAGGCGGAAAACAGTTGGTTACCGAATGATAAAGCTGTAATCGAGACAGCTAAAAAAGGAATGAACTTTTAA
- a CDS encoding NAD(P)/FAD-dependent oxidoreductase, producing the protein MSKHILILGAGYGGLLSAMAARQHLSVDEARITVVNRFATHQIITELHRLAVGGLSEQAVALPLDKLLKDYNVDLKIAAVKEIRPDHREVSLDDGAILSYDYLVTALGSETAYFGIPRLEKHSFVLKSVNDSNRLRAHVEGCIAAYSKTKNKADGTIVVGGGGLTGIELVGEYADKIPSLCLKHGIDPKDISLYCVEAGPSILKGFPSELIERAYSSLSKRGVKIVTGIPIVKMDGTSVELKDGRKIETKTMIWAGGVQRISVVANSGMEVNRGRVLVNEYLQSTSHQNVFVAGDSAIVLGTDGKSYPPTAQLAWQMGEVVGVNLARSIRGGAMEPFMPVFSGTLASLGRKDAVGTIGGNKTQLKGLPATLMKEASDVRYLTHIKGLFSKAY; encoded by the coding sequence ATGTCAAAACATATTTTAATTTTAGGCGCCGGGTACGGTGGTTTATTATCAGCCATGGCAGCCCGTCAACACCTAAGCGTGGATGAAGCAAGGATTACAGTAGTGAATCGTTTCGCTACACATCAAATCATTACAGAACTGCACCGTCTCGCCGTAGGGGGACTTAGTGAACAAGCAGTTGCCCTGCCGCTTGATAAATTGCTTAAAGACTACAATGTTGATTTAAAAATAGCTGCAGTAAAAGAAATTAGACCAGACCACCGTGAAGTATCTCTTGATGACGGAGCGATATTAAGTTACGACTATTTAGTGACTGCTCTAGGAAGCGAAACAGCTTACTTCGGTATCCCTCGTTTAGAAAAGCACAGTTTCGTACTAAAATCAGTAAATGATTCAAATCGATTACGTGCCCACGTAGAAGGTTGTATCGCTGCCTATAGCAAAACAAAAAATAAAGCGGACGGTACGATTGTGGTTGGCGGAGGGGGATTGACTGGTATTGAACTTGTTGGTGAATATGCTGACAAAATACCAAGTTTATGCTTGAAACACGGCATTGATCCGAAAGATATTTCTCTTTACTGTGTGGAAGCTGGTCCTTCCATTCTTAAAGGCTTCCCTTCAGAATTAATTGAACGCGCTTATTCAAGTTTATCAAAACGTGGGGTTAAAATCGTTACGGGTATACCAATTGTAAAAATGGATGGTACATCCGTTGAACTTAAAGACGGCAGAAAAATCGAGACAAAAACAATGATATGGGCTGGAGGAGTCCAAAGGATCTCCGTGGTAGCCAACTCTGGTATGGAAGTGAATCGTGGACGCGTACTTGTAAACGAGTATTTACAATCTACATCTCACCAAAATGTATTTGTTGCTGGTGATAGTGCCATCGTTTTAGGTACAGACGGAAAGTCATATCCACCAACTGCTCAATTAGCTTGGCAAATGGGCGAAGTTGTGGGTGTGAACTTGGCCAGGTCCATACGCGGTGGTGCTATGGAACCGTTCATGCCTGTATTCTCTGGCACATTAGCAAGCCTTGGACGTAAAGATGCAGTTGGTACAATCGGGGGAAATAAAACGCAATTAAAAGGATTGCCGGCAACACTTATGAAAGAAGCTAGTGATGTTCGGTACTTAACTCATATCAAAGGATTATTTAGCAAAGCCTATTAA
- a CDS encoding FMN-dependent NADH-azoreductase produces the protein MLGNKKQMREQTMSNVLFVKINDRPEDQAISVQMYNKFLNTFKETTPNEEIIELDLFNANLPYYGNSAIAGGFKRSKGLELTAEEAKATDIVEHYLKQFLDAEKIVFAFPLWYYTVPAPLITYVSYLSQARKTQVSNKKVAILCARGSDYSSEHMASKEMGVNFVTNWLHYRGITELETVVIEGHTQYPGLSQGIIEDGLEMVVKVASHF, from the coding sequence ATGCTGGGAAATAAAAAACAAATGAGGGAACAAACAATGTCAAACGTTTTATTTGTAAAAATTAACGATCGTCCTGAGGATCAGGCAATTAGTGTACAAATGTATAATAAATTTTTAAACACGTTTAAAGAAACTACTCCAAATGAAGAAATTATTGAATTAGATTTATTTAATGCCAACCTTCCGTATTATGGAAATTCAGCTATTGCAGGAGGATTCAAGCGGAGCAAAGGGTTAGAGTTAACCGCTGAAGAGGCAAAAGCTACAGATATTGTTGAACACTACTTAAAGCAGTTCTTGGATGCCGAAAAAATAGTTTTCGCTTTTCCATTATGGTATTACACAGTTCCCGCGCCATTGATAACCTATGTTTCTTACCTTTCCCAAGCAAGGAAAACACAGGTTAGTAACAAAAAAGTTGCCATTTTATGTGCTCGTGGTTCGGATTACTCTTCTGAACATATGGCATCAAAAGAGATGGGCGTTAATTTTGTAACTAATTGGCTTCATTACCGCGGCATTACTGAACTTGAAACGGTTGTGATTGAAGGCCATACACAATATCCTGGTCTTTCACAAGGAATCATAGAAGATGGTTTGGAAATGGTAGTAAAGGTTGCATCTCATTTCTAA
- a CDS encoding YktB family protein: MRFNGFNQTDFDTFTLEGLETRMEAIKDRIQPKFQAMGDTLTDELSILAGNEMFLHIAKHARRTVNAPKDTWLAISANKQGYKMLPHFQVGLFDDHVFIWLAFIYELPNKKDIARNFLGEIDNIRKLIPSDYVISLDHMKKESESIFNLGEEGLEKSLERFRDVKKAEFLVGRHVQSNDPILKNGDKFISLVGDTFKTLFPLYEMLHQ; this comes from the coding sequence ATGCGGTTTAATGGTTTTAATCAAACTGATTTTGATACGTTTACATTAGAAGGACTCGAAACTAGAATGGAAGCAATAAAAGATCGTATTCAGCCGAAGTTTCAAGCAATGGGTGACACACTGACGGATGAACTTTCAATATTAGCCGGAAATGAAATGTTTTTGCATATTGCAAAACACGCACGACGAACCGTTAATGCTCCTAAAGACACTTGGTTAGCGATATCAGCAAATAAACAAGGATATAAAATGCTTCCGCACTTTCAAGTGGGCTTATTTGATGACCATGTTTTCATATGGCTTGCATTCATTTATGAATTGCCTAACAAGAAGGATATTGCGCGTAATTTTCTTGGGGAGATTGATAATATTCGTAAGCTGATTCCGAGTGATTATGTCATATCACTTGACCATATGAAAAAAGAATCTGAATCCATTTTTAATTTAGGTGAAGAAGGATTGGAAAAATCGTTAGAGCGCTTCCGAGACGTGAAAAAGGCAGAGTTCCTTGTTGGTCGCCATGTTCAATCAAATGATCCAATTTTGAAGAATGGTGATAAGTTCATTTCATTAGTTGGTGATACATTCAAGACATTATTTCCACTTTATGAAATGTTGCATCAATGA
- a CDS encoding DUF871 domain-containing protein: MRRLGISIYPEHSTPDLDKRYIKLAHRYGFERIFTCLLSVSKPYEVVMEEYKDIISYAKTLDMEVILDVAPAVFDSFDISYDDLGFFAEMGADGVRLDLGFDGLKEAKMTYNPYGLKIELNMSNDVEYLTNILTHQANKNQLIGCHNFYPQKFTGLPYDFFISCSKRFKKHGIRTAAFVTSQTGEIGPWNINDGLCTLEQHRELSIDVQAKHLWATDLIDDVIIGNAYANEAELKLLGDLKRDMIELKVELHSDATPIEHQITLDEIHIRRGDISEYMVRSVEVRKKYGNDNFPIRESVPQQKGSVFIGNDSFGKYKGELQVILRDMPLDERKNLVAEVVEEERFLLEYIKPWSSFRLIKKL; the protein is encoded by the coding sequence ATGAGAAGATTGGGAATATCAATTTATCCGGAACATTCTACACCGGATCTTGACAAGCGATATATAAAACTTGCCCATCGCTATGGATTTGAACGAATATTCACGTGCTTATTATCGGTTTCAAAACCTTATGAAGTCGTCATGGAAGAATATAAGGATATCATTTCTTATGCGAAAACGCTGGATATGGAAGTGATCCTTGATGTTGCACCTGCTGTTTTTGACAGCTTTGATATAAGTTATGATGATTTAGGATTTTTCGCAGAAATGGGAGCGGATGGCGTTCGTCTGGATTTGGGCTTTGATGGCTTGAAGGAAGCCAAAATGACGTATAACCCTTATGGATTGAAAATAGAATTGAATATGAGCAATGATGTCGAATATTTAACGAATATTTTGACGCATCAAGCCAATAAGAATCAATTGATTGGGTGTCATAATTTCTATCCGCAAAAATTCACCGGACTGCCTTATGATTTCTTCATTTCCTGCAGTAAGCGATTTAAAAAGCATGGCATCCGGACAGCGGCATTTGTTACTTCACAAACGGGGGAGATAGGACCGTGGAACATCAACGATGGATTGTGCACATTGGAACAGCATCGTGAACTTTCCATTGATGTACAAGCCAAGCATCTATGGGCCACAGACTTAATTGATGATGTAATCATTGGAAACGCTTATGCCAATGAAGCGGAATTGAAATTGCTTGGAGATTTAAAGCGGGACATGATCGAATTGAAAGTGGAGCTCCATTCGGATGCAACTCCCATCGAGCATCAAATAACTTTGGATGAAATACATATTCGCCGCGGTGATATTAGTGAGTATATGGTCCGGTCAGTTGAAGTCAGGAAAAAGTACGGAAATGACAATTTTCCGATTCGGGAAAGTGTACCACAACAAAAAGGGTCCGTTTTCATCGGCAATGATTCCTTTGGAAAATATAAAGGCGAACTTCAAGTCATTTTACGGGACATGCCTTTGGATGAACGGAAGAACCTCGTTGCAGAGGTTGTGGAGGAAGAACGGTTTTTACTGGAATATATTAAGCCCTGGAGCTCATTTAGATTGATCAAGAAATTATGA
- a CDS encoding RrF2 family transcriptional regulator, with protein sequence MQFSKGVEYALHCLSYFVDLPTGKSVGVKELATFQGVSETYLSKIFTKLKKSGIVRSMPGVKGGYELAKHPSKIDFWDVIEAIEGKQPFFQCANIRQRCILSEGQEVQDSIQCGPCTINVIMLEAEEKMRVYLKSKNISELNDTLKMKLKDRHSEGVDWFRKALELR encoded by the coding sequence ATGCAATTCAGTAAAGGAGTTGAATACGCTCTTCATTGCCTATCTTATTTTGTGGATCTACCTACCGGGAAGTCCGTCGGCGTTAAGGAATTAGCGACATTTCAAGGGGTTTCTGAAACGTATTTATCAAAGATTTTCACTAAATTAAAGAAGTCGGGCATCGTACGTTCCATGCCTGGCGTTAAAGGTGGGTATGAATTAGCTAAACACCCAAGTAAGATTGATTTTTGGGATGTTATAGAAGCAATCGAAGGAAAGCAGCCTTTTTTTCAGTGCGCAAACATCAGGCAAAGGTGCATCTTGTCTGAAGGACAAGAAGTCCAAGACTCCATTCAGTGTGGACCTTGTACAATTAACGTCATAATGTTAGAAGCTGAGGAGAAGATGAGAGTTTATCTCAAGAGCAAAAACATCTCAGAGCTAAATGATACATTAAAAATGAAGTTGAAGGACAGACATTCTGAGGGAGTAGATTGGTTCCGAAAAGCCCTAGAACTTAGATAA